A single window of Lepeophtheirus salmonis chromosome 2, UVic_Lsal_1.4, whole genome shotgun sequence DNA harbors:
- the eIF5 gene encoding LOW QUALITY PROTEIN: eukaryotic translation initiation factor 5 (The sequence of the model RefSeq protein was modified relative to this genomic sequence to represent the inferred CDS: inserted 2 bases in 1 codon; deleted 2 bases in 1 codon) produces MSLNVNRNVQDNFYRYKMPRIQAKVEGKGNGIKTVIPNMGDVARALGRPPTYTTKYFGCELGAQTLADNKNDRYIVNGLHDAHRLQDILDGFIKKFVLCEKCDNPETILMVKKGIIGSKCKACGHVYTLDMRHKLTAYILKNPPDKSLDASGTSLTQKKRPKQXRREQQQKDEENLNVINNDNDDDDWGDEDWGEDTSEEAQRARLLELTRGVKGLAVDADTDKSEVERINIFHDFVKKRVDSNTLSTSDKDIFLEAERLEITNKAPIVLCELVLVDNVLPQIKKCKKLFLRFTHDNQKAQKYLLGGIEKTIEVMKDALLPKTAHILKAFYDEDILDEEVILEWGKKVSKKYVSKELSGLIHKKAEPFLNWLREAEEESDDDSDEVELEFDEKAKISSLKEVEDVSTEEKKSNGTTGVGKSNAAKVEEEDGDDLDIDDI; encoded by the exons ATGTCCCTTAACGTGAATCGAAATGTTCAAGACAATTTTTATCGCTATAAAATGCCCCGAATCCAAGCCAAGGTTGAGGGCAAGGGCAATGGAATCAAGACTGTGATTCCTAATATGGGAGATGTAGCTCGTGCCCTTGGCCGTCCTCCGACTTATACCACCAAGTACTTTGGCTGTGAGCTTGGGGCTCAAACTTTAGCTGACAATAAGAATGATCGTTATATTGTCAATGGACTTCATGACGCTCACAGGCTTCAAGACATTCTCGATggatttattaagaaatttgttCTTTGTGAGAAGTGTGATAATCCTGAAACGATCCTTATGGTGAAGAAAGGGATTATTGGTTCCAAATGCAAAGCTTGTGGTCATGTGTACACTCTTGATATGAGACACAAATTGACTgcttatattcttaaaaatccaCCAGATAAGTCTCTGGATGCATCTGGTACATCATTAACTCAGAAAAAAAGACCGAAGCA GCGTCGCGAACAACAAcagaaagatgaagaaaatcTGAATGTTATTAACAATGATAATGACGATGACGATTGGGGCGATGAAGATTGGGGTGAAGATACAAGTGAAGAAGCTCAACGTGCAAGACTTTTAGAGCTCACTCGAGGTGTTAAGGGCCTTGCTGTGGATGCTGATACCGACAAAAGTGAAGTTgaaagaattaatatatttcatgatttcGTTAAGAAACGAGTAGATTCAAATACTCTCAGTACATCAGAcaaggatatatttttggagGCGGAGCGTCTAGAAATCACAAATAAGGCTCCTATTGTTCTATGTGAACTTGTATTAGTCGATAATGTTCTTCCTCAAATCAAGAAATGTAAGAAGCTGTTTTTGAGATTCACTCATGATAATCAAAAAGCACAAAAGTATTTACTGGGTGGTATTGAAAAAACTATCGAAGTTATGAAGGATGCACTTTTGCCTAAAACTGCTCATATCTTGAAAGCTTTCTATGATGAGGATATATTGGACGAGGAAGTCATTCTTGAGTGGGGC AAAAAAGTCAGCAAGAAATATGTAAGCAAAGAACTGTCAGGCCTTATTCACAAGAAGGCCGAGCCATTCCTAAATTGGTTAAGAGAGGCAGAGGAAGAAAGTGATGATGATTCGGATGAAGTCGAATTAGAATTTGATGAAAAAGCTAAAATATCATCTCTAAAGGAG GTTGAAGATGTTTCTACTGAAGAAAAGAAATCTAATGGAACGACAGGTGTTGGAAAAAGTAACGCTGCTAAGGTAGAAGAGGAAGATGGAGACGATCTGGATATCGATGATATTTAA